In Chryseobacterium geocarposphaerae, the following are encoded in one genomic region:
- a CDS encoding prolyl oligopeptidase family serine peptidase, whose amino-acid sequence MKTIFLTAGLFLSQIISAQYNYPVTPEKAVVDDYFGTKIIDNYRWLEDLKNPEVEKWFKSQSDFSHSIINKIPHREDLYKRMKEVQEMNGDSFDAIFQRQNTYLYTKTKKNENLSKLYSRDLSSGKETLIFDPETLGKDTQITNFAVDSKAKKIAILFSKSGGEICHLRILDLTTHQLLKDEIGPIWSEFGFEFTQDDKGILYTKMSTSDPNSNMLLKDMKAMLHVIGTDTKTDKILASREEYPELNALTEQFTSVYFTDDYKYIVLRLSSVKSESPIFVAPYSELKNKKVKWRQIVKPSDDITDVFISGDKLFLLTHKDTPNYKITLTNLSKPDFSNAKVVVPESKDKVIISIHNSKNYLYYSLGDGIVRDKYQVNINTLEGKKVDFPTGVNSSLSLSQRENDNIYCNNVNWLTPLTTYEYNPEKGDVIKSKYLNSETNYPDYNALYTVKEVEVKSHDGVMVPLSIIYPKNIKMDGNNPAYITGYGGYGFSYEPRFSARLSVLLEQGVILAVAHVRGGGEKGEKWHQAGMKATKPNTWKDFIACSEYLVNQKYTSPSKLIGNGVSAGGILIGRAITERPDLYAVAIPEVGLTNALRTEITANGPNQIPEIGTLKNEEDTKHLIEMDAQSKVKKGVKYPAVIIRVGMNDSRVAPWMPGKFAAALQNSSASGKPVLLYANYDNGHFTSDYDVIFKEYADIFAFALWQVGHPNFQPSKN is encoded by the coding sequence ATGAAAACTATTTTTCTGACTGCAGGACTATTTTTAAGTCAAATAATTTCTGCACAGTACAATTATCCTGTAACCCCTGAAAAAGCAGTTGTAGATGATTATTTTGGCACTAAAATAATCGATAATTACAGATGGCTGGAAGATCTTAAAAACCCTGAAGTAGAAAAGTGGTTTAAATCACAGTCAGATTTTAGCCATAGTATCATAAATAAAATTCCGCATCGTGAAGACCTGTATAAACGTATGAAGGAAGTACAGGAAATGAACGGTGATTCTTTCGACGCGATATTTCAAAGGCAAAACACTTACTTATATACAAAAACCAAGAAAAACGAAAATCTTTCCAAGTTATATTCCAGAGATCTTTCTTCCGGAAAGGAAACATTGATTTTCGATCCTGAAACCCTTGGAAAAGACACCCAGATCACCAATTTCGCTGTTGATTCTAAAGCAAAAAAAATTGCTATTTTATTTTCAAAATCTGGTGGTGAAATTTGTCATTTGAGAATTTTAGACCTTACGACTCACCAACTTTTAAAAGACGAAATCGGCCCTATCTGGAGTGAATTTGGTTTTGAATTCACGCAGGATGATAAAGGAATACTTTACACCAAAATGAGTACTTCCGATCCCAACAGCAATATGCTTTTAAAAGATATGAAAGCCATGCTTCATGTAATCGGGACGGATACAAAAACCGACAAAATATTAGCTTCAAGAGAAGAATATCCGGAGCTGAATGCCTTGACTGAACAATTCACAAGTGTTTATTTCACTGATGACTATAAATATATTGTTCTGAGGTTAAGCTCTGTAAAATCAGAAAGTCCGATTTTTGTTGCCCCCTATTCAGAATTAAAAAATAAAAAGGTAAAATGGCGACAGATCGTAAAACCTTCGGATGATATTACAGATGTATTTATTTCCGGAGACAAGCTTTTCCTGCTTACCCATAAGGATACTCCAAATTACAAAATCACCCTTACCAACCTTTCAAAGCCCGATTTTAGCAATGCTAAAGTGGTGGTTCCGGAGAGTAAAGACAAAGTAATTATCAGTATCCATAATTCTAAAAATTACCTTTACTATTCTTTAGGAGATGGTATCGTGAGAGACAAATATCAGGTAAATATCAATACATTGGAAGGAAAAAAAGTTGATTTTCCAACCGGAGTCAACAGCTCATTATCCCTTAGCCAAAGAGAAAATGATAATATCTATTGTAATAATGTGAACTGGCTGACTCCATTAACCACTTATGAATACAATCCGGAAAAAGGGGATGTCATAAAAAGCAAATACCTTAATTCCGAAACAAATTATCCTGATTACAATGCACTTTACACGGTAAAAGAAGTTGAAGTAAAAAGCCATGACGGTGTAATGGTTCCCCTTTCTATCATTTACCCTAAAAATATAAAAATGGATGGTAATAACCCGGCTTATATTACAGGATACGGAGGTTATGGTTTTTCTTATGAACCTCGCTTTTCAGCCAGGCTTTCTGTATTATTGGAACAGGGCGTTATCCTTGCCGTTGCTCACGTAAGAGGAGGTGGAGAAAAAGGTGAAAAATGGCATCAGGCAGGAATGAAAGCAACAAAACCCAATACCTGGAAAGATTTCATTGCCTGTTCAGAATATCTGGTGAATCAAAAATACACTTCTCCTTCAAAATTAATCGGAAACGGAGTAAGCGCAGGCGGAATTCTTATCGGAAGAGCGATTACGGAAAGACCGGACCTTTATGCTGTAGCTATCCCAGAAGTTGGGTTAACCAATGCTTTAAGAACAGAAATAACAGCGAACGGACCTAACCAAATCCCTGAAATCGGAACATTAAAAAATGAAGAAGATACAAAGCATCTGATTGAAATGGACGCACAAAGCAAAGTAAAAAAAGGAGTAAAATATCCCGCTGTAATTATACGCGTCGGAATGAATGATTCCAGAGTTGCTCCTTGGATGCCTGGTAAATTTGCTGCGGCTCTACAAAACAGTTCTGCTTCCGGTAAACCTGTATTATTGTATGCAAATTATGATAACGGCCATTTCACCAGTGATTATGATGTGATCTTTAAAGAATATGCAGATATTTTTGCCTTTGCATTATGGCAGGTTGGACATCCTAATTTTCAGCCTTCGAAGAATTAA
- a CDS encoding 2Fe-2S iron-sulfur cluster-binding family protein — MSDINIKITDREGVTHDIVAPTDMSMNLMEIIRSYELAEEGTIGVCGGMAMCASCQVYVINDPGLNEMEAEEDAMLAEAFHVKDNSRLGCQLHIVPEMEGLEVEIAPYP, encoded by the coding sequence ATGTCAGATATTAATATAAAAATCACCGACAGAGAAGGTGTAACTCATGATATTGTAGCGCCTACAGATATGTCCATGAATTTAATGGAAATTATCCGTTCTTATGAATTGGCAGAAGAAGGAACGATCGGAGTTTGTGGAGGAATGGCAATGTGCGCTTCTTGTCAGGTTTACGTGATCAATGATCCAGGCCTAAATGAGATGGAAGCAGAAGAAGATGCAATGTTAGCAGAAGCGTTCCATGTAAAAGACAACAGCAGATTGGGTTGTCAGTTGCATATCGTTCCTGAAATGGAAGGGCTGGAAGTGGAAATTGCTCCTTATCCTTAA
- a CDS encoding NAD(P)/FAD-dependent oxidoreductase, protein MITTDILIIGAGPTGLFAVFEAGLLKMKCHIIDALPQPGGQLAELYPKKPIFDIPGYPSVNAGELVDNLMEQIKQFQPGFTLGETAVSYTKVDDEWFEVVTNKGTVHRAKAIAIAGGLGTFEPRKPTIENVADYEEKGLEYFVKEPEHFRDKKVVIAGGGDSALDWSIFLSNVASEVTLIHRRNEFRGALDSVEKVQDLKNQGKIKLITPAEVTAIKGDGKVEAITVAVDGQDPYDIETDYFIPLFGLTPKLGEIGNWGLNIEKNAIVVNNALDYQTNIDGIYAIGDINIYPGKLKLILCGFHEATLMCQSVYNRLNPGKKFVLKYTTVSGVDGFDGSRKEAEKAVVKKID, encoded by the coding sequence ATGATAACTACCGATATATTGATCATAGGAGCAGGACCAACGGGGCTTTTTGCTGTATTTGAAGCAGGATTATTAAAAATGAAGTGTCACATCATTGATGCACTTCCTCAACCAGGAGGACAATTGGCAGAGCTTTATCCTAAAAAACCTATTTTCGATATTCCGGGATATCCTTCTGTAAACGCAGGAGAATTAGTAGATAACCTGATGGAGCAGATCAAGCAGTTTCAGCCAGGCTTTACATTAGGGGAAACAGCAGTTTCTTATACTAAAGTAGATGATGAGTGGTTTGAAGTGGTTACCAACAAAGGAACTGTTCACAGAGCGAAAGCTATTGCTATTGCAGGAGGTTTAGGAACTTTTGAGCCTAGAAAGCCAACGATTGAAAATGTAGCGGATTACGAGGAAAAAGGTCTTGAATATTTCGTAAAAGAGCCTGAACATTTCAGAGATAAAAAAGTAGTGATTGCAGGCGGAGGAGATTCAGCACTTGACTGGAGTATCTTCTTATCTAATGTTGCGAGTGAAGTTACATTGATTCACAGAAGAAATGAGTTCCGTGGAGCTTTGGATTCTGTAGAAAAAGTTCAGGATTTAAAAAATCAGGGGAAAATTAAATTGATCACTCCGGCTGAAGTTACAGCGATCAAAGGAGATGGAAAAGTTGAGGCGATCACGGTTGCTGTAGACGGACAAGATCCTTATGATATTGAAACAGATTACTTTATCCCGTTATTCGGTTTAACTCCAAAATTAGGCGAAATTGGAAACTGGGGATTGAATATCGAGAAAAATGCAATCGTTGTAAATAACGCATTAGATTACCAAACAAACATAGATGGGATTTACGCAATCGGAGATATCAATATTTATCCTGGAAAACTAAAATTAATTCTTTGCGGTTTCCATGAGGCAACTTTAATGTGTCAGAGTGTTTACAACAGATTGAATCCGGGTAAAAAATTTGTGTTGAAATATACAACGGTAAGTGGAGTAGACGGTTTCGACGGAAGTAGAAAAGAAGCTGAGAAGGCTGTTGTGAAAAAAATTGACTAA
- a CDS encoding DUF3108 domain-containing protein — translation MKKILNLIAVCIFCLSFAQIDNIANGESITLRIHYGFLNAGNATLTTQKVNYKGAPHLYVKGTGQTTGAVRAFFKVDDLYESYININTGLPSFYVRNVKEGSYRQHFETTFNHDNNTLILTDKKTPANGSKVLKSVKGVQDMLSCFYYLRSKTPAELKTGTIINMNVWIDDEMFPFQLKVVGTENLKTKFGTINCLKIIPSVKSGRVFKEKEGVTMWVSNDYNHIPMLLKAELAVGSLKASLDDFKNVKYPLKFAK, via the coding sequence ATGAAGAAAATTTTAAACCTTATTGCAGTATGTATATTCTGTCTGAGTTTTGCTCAGATAGACAATATTGCAAACGGTGAATCCATCACACTTAGAATTCATTACGGGTTTCTGAATGCAGGAAATGCAACTCTTACCACTCAAAAAGTAAACTATAAGGGAGCCCCTCATTTGTATGTAAAAGGCACTGGGCAAACAACCGGAGCTGTAAGAGCTTTCTTCAAAGTAGATGATTTATACGAAAGTTATATCAATATCAACACGGGATTGCCCAGCTTTTATGTAAGAAACGTAAAAGAAGGAAGCTATCGCCAGCATTTTGAAACCACTTTCAATCATGATAATAATACTTTAATCTTAACAGATAAAAAAACGCCTGCAAACGGTTCTAAAGTCCTAAAATCAGTAAAAGGAGTTCAGGATATGCTTTCCTGTTTTTATTATTTAAGAAGTAAAACTCCTGCCGAGTTAAAAACAGGTACCATCATCAATATGAACGTTTGGATTGACGATGAAATGTTTCCTTTTCAGCTGAAAGTAGTTGGTACGGAAAATTTAAAGACAAAATTCGGAACCATTAATTGTTTGAAAATCATCCCATCTGTAAAAAGCGGTAGAGTTTTTAAAGAGAAAGAAGGTGTTACGATGTGGGTCTCTAACGATTACAACCATATTCCAATGTTGCTGAAAGCTGAATTGGCTGTAGGTTCTTTAAAGGCAAGTCTCGATGATTTTAAAAATGTAAAATACCCTTTAAAGTTTGCTAAATAA
- a CDS encoding DUF5916 domain-containing protein: protein MKTKLLFTLLLFSCFMYSQKKEDDHIVRKKILITKTSSSPKIDGILDDAVWQNAPIATNFIERNPNNGKPQADSIKTEVRILYDDTGIYFGAQMYDPTPNKIAKELTERDGINNDDFFGVALNGYNDKQQSLEFVVTAAGVQFDAKLTTDGEDDTWNSIWYSGAKINEKGWAVEIKIPYSELRFPKSNVQEWGMNIFRRIQRIKASYDWNFVDNAKNSYTLFDGVLQGIENINPPTRLSFTPYFSTYVNSFDGKTTSSFNGGMDVKYGINDAFTFDMTLIPDFGQANFDNSILNLTPFEQQFSEQRTFFTEGTELFSKGGMFYSRRVGGEPSRYPVTNDNEEVTEYPAKVKLFNAFKISGRTKKGLGIGFFNGVTQKMEASIFNHETGEARKEVVEPWTNYNVLVFDQRFNGNSSVSLINTNVTRDGNFRDANATGLLWDLNNKKNTYKTFGSVKGSWVMDEGTKFGTKAETGLEKIAGKHRFSLNGNLTTKDWDINDVGFSTKTNFANYNAWYGYRILQPTKTFNNIYLNFNLNYYHRLEPFIFQNFIFNHNNSFTDKSFRNFGGGIEYTPFGQNDIYEPRTFGRHLKVPGYFDSWVWFESDSRKKLQYNFTIDYYAFDEKGRNQVFTNLGLRYRFSDRFNVNWSFNPSFSNNETGFAGKSDTDIFIGRRQRNTYENALTSKYTFNEKTALTLTFRHYFSDVTYKQFYTLNQDGGLAETDLFNKNLNGTYNAWNVDLRFSWWFAPGSQLTLLYRNATSNYLEMSRLNVTKNYDMLFSEPTVNNFSLKLTYFLDYNRVKSWTKKKNIKS from the coding sequence ATGAAAACCAAATTGCTTTTCACCTTATTATTATTTTCCTGCTTCATGTATTCGCAGAAAAAGGAAGACGACCATATTGTAAGAAAAAAAATACTCATTACAAAAACCTCATCTTCACCAAAAATTGATGGAATTTTGGATGATGCAGTATGGCAGAATGCTCCCATTGCAACCAATTTCATCGAGAGAAATCCTAATAACGGAAAACCACAGGCGGACTCCATAAAAACAGAAGTCAGAATTTTATATGATGATACCGGTATTTATTTCGGAGCACAAATGTATGATCCCACTCCCAATAAAATTGCTAAGGAACTGACGGAAAGAGACGGAATCAACAACGACGATTTTTTTGGTGTGGCACTGAACGGATATAATGATAAACAACAGAGCTTAGAATTTGTGGTGACTGCAGCAGGAGTTCAGTTTGATGCGAAACTCACCACAGACGGCGAAGATGATACCTGGAATTCCATTTGGTACAGCGGTGCAAAAATCAATGAAAAAGGCTGGGCTGTAGAAATAAAGATTCCATATTCAGAACTCAGGTTTCCTAAAAGCAATGTTCAGGAATGGGGAATGAATATATTCAGAAGAATACAGAGAATTAAAGCATCTTATGACTGGAATTTCGTAGACAATGCCAAAAACTCTTATACTCTTTTTGACGGTGTTTTACAGGGAATTGAAAACATCAATCCTCCTACCCGATTGTCTTTTACTCCCTACTTTTCCACCTATGTCAATAGTTTTGACGGTAAAACCACGTCAAGCTTTAACGGTGGAATGGATGTAAAATATGGAATCAACGATGCTTTCACTTTCGATATGACTTTAATTCCCGATTTCGGACAGGCTAATTTTGATAATTCCATTTTAAATCTAACTCCTTTTGAGCAGCAGTTTTCCGAGCAGAGAACTTTCTTTACGGAAGGAACTGAATTATTCAGCAAGGGAGGAATGTTTTATTCGAGAAGAGTTGGAGGAGAACCGTCACGTTATCCCGTAACCAACGACAATGAAGAGGTCACGGAATATCCTGCAAAAGTAAAATTATTTAATGCTTTCAAAATTTCGGGAAGAACGAAAAAAGGACTGGGAATCGGCTTTTTCAATGGAGTCACTCAAAAAATGGAAGCTTCTATTTTTAATCATGAAACCGGGGAAGCCAGAAAAGAAGTGGTAGAACCATGGACGAATTATAATGTATTGGTTTTTGACCAAAGGTTTAACGGAAATTCTTCCGTGTCATTAATTAATACAAATGTTACGAGAGACGGAAATTTCAGGGATGCGAATGCAACAGGACTTCTCTGGGATCTCAACAATAAGAAAAATACGTATAAAACTTTCGGAAGCGTGAAAGGAAGCTGGGTAATGGATGAAGGAACAAAATTCGGAACAAAAGCAGAAACCGGACTGGAAAAAATTGCAGGAAAGCACCGTTTCAGCCTTAATGGAAATCTCACAACCAAAGACTGGGATATTAATGATGTTGGATTTTCAACAAAAACAAACTTCGCGAATTATAATGCCTGGTATGGATACAGAATTTTGCAACCTACCAAAACATTCAACAATATCTATTTAAATTTCAACCTGAATTATTATCATAGATTAGAACCTTTTATCTTCCAGAATTTTATTTTCAATCATAATAATAGTTTTACAGACAAGAGCTTTAGAAATTTCGGTGGCGGAATTGAATATACACCTTTCGGTCAGAATGATATTTACGAACCCCGTACTTTTGGTAGACATCTTAAAGTTCCCGGATATTTTGATTCCTGGGTTTGGTTTGAAAGTGACAGCCGAAAAAAACTGCAGTATAATTTCACGATAGATTATTATGCGTTTGACGAAAAGGGAAGAAATCAGGTATTTACCAATTTAGGACTTCGTTACCGGTTTTCCGATAGATTCAATGTAAACTGGAGTTTTAATCCTAGTTTTAGTAATAATGAAACCGGCTTTGCAGGAAAAAGTGACACCGATATTTTCATCGGAAGAAGACAAAGAAACACCTACGAAAATGCATTGACTTCTAAATATACTTTTAATGAAAAAACAGCGCTTACTTTAACATTCAGACATTATTTTTCTGATGTTACCTACAAACAGTTTTATACTTTAAATCAGGATGGAGGTTTAGCTGAAACTGATCTTTTTAATAAGAATTTAAACGGAACTTACAACGCATGGAATGTTGACCTAAGATTTTCATGGTGGTTCGCTCCGGGAAGTCAGCTGACTTTATTATACAGAAATGCGACTTCAAATTATCTTGAGATGTCCAGGCTAAATGTGACGAAAAACTACGATATGCTTTTTAGCGAACCTACTGTAAATAATTTTTCACTGAAGCTTACTTACTTTTTAGATTATAATCGCGTGAAGAGCTGGACAAAGAAAAAGAATATAAAAAGCTAA
- a CDS encoding response regulator, with the protein MNPPDITTTRFLLADDHSLIRQGIIFLLEDFELEHEIFQASNLQQLLESVKMNSIDLAIIDAHFPDGNSLSILEELKKMRPEMKILIFTGIDESTYSLRYLNAGADGFLSKMNEEEEIEQAIRKMLDFGEYISPLTQALLKSSIKNPQLINPLSALTERELQIAEMYAEGLGNLEIAGKLDVKQNTVSTVKKRIFDKLEIENLVELIELIKNNQ; encoded by the coding sequence ATGAATCCACCAGATATTACAACCACCCGTTTTCTATTGGCAGACGATCACAGTCTGATAAGGCAGGGTATTATTTTTTTGTTGGAAGATTTTGAATTAGAGCATGAAATTTTTCAGGCATCCAATCTGCAACAACTCTTGGAATCTGTTAAAATGAATTCTATAGATCTTGCTATTATTGATGCTCACTTTCCCGATGGCAATAGTCTTTCTATCTTGGAAGAACTCAAAAAAATGAGACCGGAAATGAAAATCCTGATTTTTACGGGTATTGATGAAAGTACATATTCACTTAGATATTTAAATGCGGGAGCGGATGGTTTTCTAAGTAAAATGAATGAGGAAGAAGAAATAGAACAGGCCATCCGGAAAATGCTTGACTTTGGAGAATACATTTCTCCGCTTACTCAAGCATTATTAAAGAGTTCAATAAAAAATCCTCAGCTGATCAACCCTTTGTCAGCTTTAACAGAAAGAGAGCTGCAGATTGCCGAAATGTATGCTGAAGGCTTGGGAAATCTGGAAATAGCAGGGAAACTGGACGTTAAGCAAAATACGGTAAGTACGGTTAAGAAAAGAATTTTTGACAAACTTGAAATTGAAAACCTCGTGGAGCTTATAGAACTGATAAAAAACAATCAGTAA
- a CDS encoding sensor histidine kinase, with the protein MLVESLNVKSRKTIHYALIICILLIQLLIAGYFYNEFIHKKNLAFIENQLKDVRVLEGLTDNSRKELLNAQDYLQKYVTSNDSTFLNSYLTSLSKLGKNLDSIGYYENKYVKLKNTLALQKKDSLQIKKLKVLIDSTYNFSTKSNLKPNNSFKIQKYTPEYHFDKFDLETKTYTDTVKKKGLFGRLGDAISGKETVRKDSTVVTLKQRKAPVSSLMKSEFDSIMNVVNNHYSREVKKIQVNVTDSKTDRDKIYKMFSNLLMYNNGLMNIYESAIKESKSSLEKEYEKQNSKNNQVRKYLIFGAMILMFIVSILIMLLTRIAFIYERKLNEANQQIRENLNFKNRILGMLSHELRSPLKIIDLFINRINKKTDDKNIKEYLKSISFTNNALLIQANQILEYTKNQAVENKLNPVVFNLKNEITSILNAIEPYIETRNNKLIIEENINPDLVVFSDHRKINQVFMNILGNANKFTENGEIKVTVRVEQPINKNIVSLTAAIKDSGSGISPSDIEKIFEPYYQGVLSEDVENLGAGLGLSLCKEIVELYDGNISVSSELGKGTTVVFTVNLNLTA; encoded by the coding sequence ATGCTTGTAGAATCGTTAAACGTTAAGTCAAGGAAAACAATTCATTATGCGCTTATTATATGTATTTTGTTGATACAGCTCCTGATAGCAGGATATTTTTATAATGAGTTTATTCATAAGAAAAATCTGGCTTTTATTGAAAACCAGTTAAAGGATGTTCGGGTATTAGAAGGATTAACGGATAATTCCAGAAAAGAACTTCTGAATGCGCAGGATTATCTTCAAAAATATGTAACGAGTAATGACAGTACTTTTTTAAATTCTTACCTTACATCATTAAGTAAGCTGGGGAAAAATCTGGATAGCATTGGCTATTATGAAAATAAGTATGTAAAGTTAAAAAATACGTTAGCATTACAGAAAAAAGATTCATTACAGATCAAAAAATTAAAAGTGTTGATTGACTCTACCTATAATTTTTCTACTAAATCTAATCTTAAGCCCAATAATTCGTTTAAAATACAGAAATACACTCCGGAATATCATTTTGATAAGTTTGATTTAGAAACCAAAACATATACCGACACTGTAAAAAAGAAAGGATTGTTTGGAAGATTGGGAGACGCGATATCCGGCAAGGAAACAGTTCGTAAAGACAGTACTGTGGTTACGCTGAAACAGAGAAAAGCCCCAGTATCTTCATTAATGAAATCTGAGTTTGACAGTATCATGAATGTAGTGAACAATCATTATTCCAGAGAAGTGAAAAAAATTCAGGTGAATGTGACTGACAGCAAGACTGACCGTGATAAAATTTATAAAATGTTCAGCAACCTTCTGATGTATAACAATGGCCTGATGAATATTTATGAATCTGCTATTAAAGAGTCTAAATCGAGTCTTGAGAAGGAATATGAAAAACAGAATTCAAAAAATAATCAGGTCAGAAAATATCTGATATTCGGGGCGATGATTCTGATGTTTATTGTTTCAATTTTAATAATGTTGTTGACAAGAATCGCATTTATTTATGAACGGAAACTGAATGAAGCTAATCAGCAGATAAGGGAAAACCTGAATTTTAAGAACAGAATTTTAGGAATGCTGAGCCATGAGCTGCGATCTCCGTTAAAAATAATTGACCTTTTTATTAACAGAATTAATAAGAAAACAGATGATAAGAACATCAAGGAATACCTTAAATCTATAAGTTTCACCAACAATGCATTGCTTATTCAGGCTAACCAGATTTTAGAATATACTAAAAATCAGGCAGTGGAAAATAAGCTGAATCCGGTAGTTTTTAATCTTAAAAACGAAATCACATCCATTTTAAATGCCATTGAACCTTATATCGAAACGAGAAATAATAAATTAATTATTGAAGAGAATATCAATCCGGATCTTGTTGTTTTTTCTGATCACCGAAAGATCAATCAGGTTTTTATGAATATTCTGGGGAATGCAAATAAATTTACGGAGAATGGAGAGATTAAAGTTACAGTAAGGGTAGAACAACCAATCAATAAAAATATAGTTTCTTTAACTGCTGCAATAAAAGATTCCGGAAGTGGAATTTCCCCTTCTGACATAGAGAAAATTTTTGAACCTTATTATCAGGGAGTTTTATCCGAAGATGTTGAAAATTTGGGTGCAGGTCTTGGATTGAGTTTGTGTAAAGAAATTGTTGAATTGTACGACGGAAACATATCAGTATCCAGCGAACTGGGGAAAGGCACGACGGTTGTTTTTACAGTTAATCTAAATCTTACTGCATGA
- the pheS gene encoding phenylalanine--tRNA ligase subunit alpha — MIEKIEELLVEVNSFSTTSKEEIENFRIKFNGKKGILNDFFEKFKEVPNDQKKEFGQKINTLKQAVNVKLEDLKNASASSIIVEKEDLTRPAFPLDLGSRHPINLVKNRIIEIFKSIGFAVADGPEIEDDWHNFTALNLPEYHPARDMQDTFFIEQNPDILLRTHTSSVQIRYMEENQPPIRILSPGRVFRNEAVSSRSHCIFHQIEGLYIDENVSFADLKQTIQFFTTELFGKSRIRLRPSYFPFTEPSAEIDVYWGLNSETDYRITKGTGWLEIMGCGMVDPAVLKNVNIDADKYSGYAFGMGIERIVMLLYQMSDIRMFFENDIRTLEQFKTL; from the coding sequence ATGATAGAAAAGATAGAAGAATTACTAGTTGAAGTAAACAGCTTCAGTACCACATCAAAAGAAGAAATTGAAAACTTCCGAATCAAGTTTAATGGTAAAAAAGGAATTCTGAACGATTTTTTTGAAAAATTCAAAGAAGTTCCGAACGACCAGAAAAAAGAATTCGGACAGAAGATCAATACTTTAAAACAGGCTGTGAATGTAAAGTTGGAGGATTTAAAAAATGCTTCAGCATCCTCTATTATTGTTGAAAAAGAAGATTTAACAAGACCGGCTTTTCCATTGGATCTGGGTTCAAGACATCCGATCAATTTGGTGAAAAACAGAATTATTGAAATCTTTAAATCTATAGGTTTTGCTGTAGCGGACGGACCCGAAATTGAAGATGACTGGCATAACTTTACAGCCTTGAATCTTCCGGAATATCACCCGGCAAGAGATATGCAGGACACTTTCTTCATCGAACAGAACCCTGATATTTTATTGAGAACGCATACTTCTTCGGTACAGATCCGTTATATGGAAGAAAATCAGCCGCCAATCAGAATCTTATCTCCTGGAAGAGTATTCAGAAATGAAGCGGTGTCTTCACGTTCACACTGTATTTTCCATCAGATCGAAGGTTTATATATTGATGAGAATGTAAGTTTTGCAGATTTGAAACAAACCATTCAGTTCTTTACAACCGAACTTTTCGGCAAATCTAGGATCAGACTGAGACCTTCTTATTTCCCTTTTACAGAACCAAGTGCTGAAATTGATGTATATTGGGGACTGAATTCGGAAACGGATTACAGAATTACCAAAGGAACAGGCTGGCTGGAAATTATGGGTTGCGGAATGGTAGATCCTGCCGTTTTGAAAAACGTAAACATTGATGCTGATAAATATTCAGGGTATGCTTTCGGAATGGGTATTGAAAGAATTGTAATGCTTCTTTACCAAATGAGCGACATCAGAATGTTCTTTGAGAATGATATCAGAACTTTGGAGCAGTTTAAAACATTATAA
- a CDS encoding YceI family protein, which produces MKKRLFLLAIPTFLITAVTISCNKEKPLASESNEITTTKDGHQFILDTLNSRVEWKGYKILKSENTSHFGTIKFESGDVTIKDEKLESGKFVADMNSLTSVDLKDDADQLEKLNGHLKSGDFFEVEKFPTASYEITKITPLAEGDYNTLLDGNLTIKGITKPIAFKANVSVKDGVVSIATEPKDIQREEFGIKFQAPVENGVIKDEVTLQINVKALEKK; this is translated from the coding sequence ATGAAGAAAAGGCTGTTTTTATTGGCAATTCCCACTTTTTTGATCACCGCTGTTACTATATCTTGTAACAAAGAAAAACCATTAGCAAGTGAGAGTAATGAAATCACTACTACAAAAGATGGTCATCAGTTTATTCTGGATACATTGAACAGTAGAGTGGAATGGAAAGGGTATAAAATTTTAAAATCTGAAAATACAAGTCATTTCGGAACGATAAAATTTGAAAGCGGAGATGTTACGATAAAAGATGAAAAGCTTGAAAGCGGGAAATTTGTAGCAGATATGAATTCTTTAACGTCTGTTGATTTAAAAGATGATGCCGATCAGCTGGAAAAATTAAACGGACATCTCAAAAGCGGCGATTTTTTTGAAGTTGAAAAATTCCCTACCGCTTCTTATGAAATCACAAAAATTACTCCTTTGGCAGAAGGGGATTATAATACACTTTTGGATGGCAATTTAACCATTAAAGGAATTACCAAACCTATCGCTTTTAAAGCGAACGTATCCGTGAAAGATGGAGTAGTGAGCATAGCAACCGAACCTAAAGATATACAGCGTGAAGAATTTGGGATAAAATTTCAGGCGCCAGTTGAAAACGGGGTGATTAAAGATGAGGTAACACTACAGATTAATGTAAAAGCTTTAGAAAAAAAATAA